From a region of the Phragmites australis chromosome 21, lpPhrAust1.1, whole genome shotgun sequence genome:
- the LOC133903220 gene encoding noroxomaritidine synthase 3-like, with the protein MPLNGPQFRSFAARCSRGKVENSLLPFLAHTANEGWSCDLNNVFLRLTLDLNCTLVSGVNPGCLAIGSPVVPSFARAMDDALETLFLRHITPATCWKLMKRLEVGQEKKMAVSQRTIDSFVTATIEKCRAHKLKECISNLADLLPSFICSEDTSHNDDVCLRDTMVNLLVVGRDGTGVALSWFFYLISKNPHVKQKLLDELAPIASKKVAARPNSGMVTFDASELNSLVYMHAALCECLRP; encoded by the coding sequence ATGCCCTTGAATGGTCCCCAATTTCGCTCCTTCGCTGCACGGTGCAGCCGCGGCAAGGTGGAGAACAGCCTCCTGCCTTTCCTCGCCCACACTGCTAATGAAGGATGGTCGTGTGATCTGAACAACGTGTTCCTGAGGCTAACGTTGGACCTGAACTGCACCCTCGTCTCTGGTGTCAATCCTGGGTGTCTGGCGATCGGCTCACCGGTGGTTCCCTCCTTTGCGCGTGCGATGGACGATGCGTTGGAGACTCTTTTCCTCCGGCACATCACCCCGGCGACCTGCTGGAAGCTCATGAAGAGGCTGGAAGTAGGgcaggagaagaagatggccgTTTCTCAAAGGACGATCGACAGTTTCGTCACCGCCACCATCGAAAAATGCAGGGCCCACAAGCTCAAGGAATGCATCAGTAACTTGGCCGACTTGTTGCCCTCGTTCATCTGTAGCGAAGACACCAGTCACAACGATGACGTATGCTTGCGGGACACGATGGTGAACCTCTTGGTCGTCGGTCGCGACGGGACGGGCGTGGCACTATCGTGGTTCTTCTACCTCATCTCCAAGAACCCACACGTCAAGCAGAAACTACTGGACGAGCTTGCGCCAATCGCTTCAAAGAAGGTCGCCGCTAGACCCAACAGCGGCATGGTGACCTTCGATGCGAGCGAGCTCAACAGCCTGGTGTACATGCATGCAGCATTGTGCGAGTGCTTGAGGCCTTGA